One part of the Streptomyces nigra genome encodes these proteins:
- a CDS encoding resuscitation-promoting factor has product MSNAQFETYGPSPSPYPPGYGGFDPYTAPTVAYGTPAAFEPYTDRHESGYGGPEAYADTYRPAYEVAEGAYAPGADHRTGRRAAHRRRGRTVERVEGPMRRLVPQALVVAFLAGGTSAFVANDKAVELTVDGAPRTLHTFADDVGDLLDDQGVEVGAHDVVDPPAGSALESGDEVVVRHGRPLRLTLDGRPREVWTTAHTVEAALRKLGVRTEGAYVSVPRSKRIGREGLTLDVRTERAVTVLADGRARTVRTNAATVAEVVEQAGITLRGDDTTSARAEDFPRDGQAVTVLRITGGREIRDEVIPFDVRRVEDPAVFRGTEVVERPGRPGLRRITYTTRTVNGVRQKPRRTGTEVIRRPETQIVKVGTKPLPVSTDSTGRLNWEGLAACESGGRPDAVDSSGTYGGLYQFDTETWQRLGGRGRPQDAPPAEQTMRAKKLYVRQGTSPWPHCGQRLHG; this is encoded by the coding sequence GTGAGCAACGCGCAGTTCGAGACGTATGGACCGAGCCCGTCCCCGTACCCCCCGGGGTACGGCGGCTTCGACCCGTACACCGCTCCCACGGTCGCGTACGGCACGCCGGCCGCCTTCGAGCCGTACACGGACCGTCACGAGAGCGGGTACGGCGGTCCTGAGGCGTACGCGGACACCTACCGCCCGGCGTACGAGGTGGCCGAAGGGGCGTACGCGCCCGGCGCGGACCACCGGACCGGGCGGCGGGCCGCGCACCGCCGTCGCGGCCGGACCGTCGAGCGGGTCGAGGGGCCCATGCGCCGGCTGGTCCCGCAGGCCCTGGTCGTCGCGTTCCTGGCGGGCGGCACCAGCGCCTTCGTCGCCAACGACAAGGCTGTCGAGCTGACCGTCGACGGCGCCCCGCGCACCCTGCACACGTTCGCCGACGACGTGGGCGACCTCCTCGACGACCAGGGCGTCGAGGTCGGCGCCCACGATGTGGTGGATCCGCCGGCGGGCTCGGCGCTGGAGAGCGGCGACGAGGTCGTGGTGCGCCACGGGCGGCCCCTGCGGCTCACCCTCGACGGCCGCCCGCGCGAGGTGTGGACGACCGCGCACACCGTCGAGGCGGCGCTGCGGAAGCTCGGTGTGCGCACCGAGGGCGCGTATGTGTCGGTGCCGCGCTCGAAGCGCATCGGACGGGAGGGGCTCACGCTGGACGTGCGCACCGAACGCGCGGTGACGGTCCTCGCGGACGGCCGCGCCCGCACCGTCCGCACCAACGCCGCGACCGTCGCCGAGGTCGTCGAGCAGGCCGGCATCACCCTGCGCGGCGACGACACCACCTCGGCGCGGGCCGAGGACTTCCCGCGCGACGGGCAGGCGGTGACCGTGCTGCGGATCACCGGCGGCCGGGAGATCCGTGACGAGGTGATCCCCTTCGACGTACGCCGGGTCGAGGACCCCGCGGTGTTCCGGGGCACGGAGGTCGTCGAGCGCCCGGGCCGGCCGGGCCTGCGCCGCATCACCTACACCACCCGCACCGTCAACGGCGTACGGCAGAAGCCGCGCCGCACCGGCACGGAGGTGATCCGCCGGCCGGAGACGCAGATCGTCAAGGTCGGCACCAAGCCGCTGCCCGTCTCCACGGACTCGACGGGCCGGCTGAACTGGGAGGGGCTCGCGGCCTGCGAGTCCGGCGGCCGCCCCGACGCGGTCGACTCCTCGGGGACCTACGGCGGGCTGTACCAGTTCGACACCGAGACCTGGCAGCGCCTCGGCGGCCGGGGCCGCCCCCAGGACGCGCCGCCCGCCGAGCAGACCATGCGCGCCAAAAAGCTGTACGTCCGCCAGGGCACCAGCCCATGGCCGCACTGCGGGCAGCGCCTGCACGGATGA
- a CDS encoding PQQ-binding-like beta-propeller repeat protein → MSQPPNQPPQGGFGAPQDPRQGGFGAPQQPQPDGAPQTPPPPQGAPQTPPPPQTPPQPPAGPPQPGYGYPQQPPQPQQQQPGPYASGPYGQPPQQPGPYGYPQQPGPYGQPPQGYGQPGQPQFPGAPGTPPGGSRNPFKGKPALAVVAAVAALAVIGGTVWAVTSGDDGPKKPVAQKTDDPKGSASPSGDDGGDDGGSAGGADPDNLNGGRQAGEAKVLWYQAAPDAPGSGADAPGMWITDTTAVKAAYKQVFGYRVADGKAAWDPISFPEKICSVTAQKSSDDKVVVAYMSGSSDRAKCNQLQQIDLNSGAKGWKGTVAEGGLFDTTLKVEMSITGKTLMVGRSQSGTAYDVGTGKKMWDKQRYGDKCFPDAFAGGEKLIGVASCDAGGSGEHDEIQVLDPATGKAKWTRKIDGGWRVARVFSVDPLVVYSTNKDKKTWNISTFDSASGKRRSQVSVDLEIGAECGWAILERALQGCGGVVADDDTLYMPTKAIAAANEIVAISLDSGKEKWRAKSPAEETMLPVKVEDGKLVAYVTPSYDAGGQVVAIPLSGGDHDPEKLLQNPAGAARIENGFFSKAYDWVDGRFYLSSTRLSGRDDAKEKLILAYGK, encoded by the coding sequence ATGAGCCAGCCGCCCAACCAGCCGCCGCAGGGCGGTTTCGGCGCACCGCAGGATCCGCGGCAGGGCGGCTTCGGTGCCCCGCAGCAGCCGCAGCCCGACGGTGCCCCGCAGACCCCGCCCCCGCCGCAGGGCGCCCCCCAGACGCCTCCGCCGCCGCAGACCCCGCCGCAGCCGCCGGCCGGCCCGCCCCAGCCCGGGTACGGCTACCCGCAGCAGCCTCCGCAGCCGCAGCAGCAGCAGCCCGGCCCCTACGCGAGCGGCCCGTACGGCCAGCCGCCCCAGCAGCCGGGCCCGTACGGCTACCCGCAGCAGCCCGGCCCCTACGGCCAGCCGCCGCAGGGCTACGGCCAGCCCGGCCAGCCGCAGTTCCCGGGCGCGCCCGGCACCCCGCCCGGCGGCTCCCGCAACCCGTTCAAGGGCAAGCCCGCCCTCGCCGTCGTCGCGGCCGTCGCCGCGCTCGCGGTGATCGGCGGCACCGTGTGGGCGGTGACCAGCGGCGACGACGGCCCGAAGAAGCCGGTCGCGCAGAAGACCGACGACCCCAAGGGCTCCGCGTCCCCGAGCGGTGACGACGGCGGCGATGACGGCGGCAGCGCGGGCGGCGCCGACCCCGACAACCTCAACGGCGGCCGGCAGGCCGGCGAGGCCAAGGTGCTCTGGTACCAGGCCGCCCCCGACGCCCCCGGCTCGGGCGCCGACGCCCCCGGCATGTGGATCACCGACACGACCGCCGTGAAGGCGGCCTACAAGCAGGTCTTCGGCTACCGCGTCGCCGACGGCAAGGCCGCCTGGGACCCGATCTCCTTCCCGGAGAAGATCTGCTCGGTCACCGCGCAGAAGTCGTCCGACGACAAGGTCGTCGTGGCCTACATGAGCGGCAGCAGCGACCGCGCCAAGTGCAACCAGCTCCAGCAGATCGACCTGAACTCCGGTGCGAAGGGCTGGAAGGGCACGGTCGCCGAGGGCGGCCTGTTCGACACCACGCTCAAGGTCGAGATGTCCATCACCGGCAAGACGCTGATGGTGGGCCGCTCGCAGTCCGGCACCGCCTACGACGTCGGCACCGGCAAGAAGATGTGGGACAAGCAGCGTTACGGCGACAAGTGCTTCCCCGACGCCTTCGCGGGCGGCGAGAAGCTGATCGGCGTGGCGTCCTGCGACGCCGGCGGCTCCGGCGAGCACGACGAGATCCAGGTCCTCGACCCGGCGACGGGCAAGGCCAAGTGGACGCGCAAGATCGACGGCGGATGGCGGGTCGCCCGCGTCTTCTCCGTCGACCCGCTGGTCGTCTACAGCACCAACAAGGACAAGAAGACGTGGAACATCTCCACGTTCGACTCCGCGAGCGGCAAGCGCCGTTCGCAGGTCTCCGTCGACCTGGAGATCGGCGCCGAGTGCGGCTGGGCCATCCTCGAGCGCGCCCTGCAGGGCTGCGGCGGTGTGGTCGCCGACGACGACACGCTCTACATGCCGACCAAGGCCATCGCCGCCGCCAACGAGATCGTCGCGATCAGCCTGGACAGCGGCAAGGAGAAGTGGCGCGCCAAGTCCCCGGCCGAGGAGACGATGCTCCCGGTCAAGGTCGAGGACGGCAAGCTCGTCGCGTACGTGACGCCGTCGTACGACGCGGGCGGCCAGGTCGTCGCGATCCCGCTCTCCGGCGGCGACCACGACCCGGAGAAGCTCCTGCAGAACCCGGCGGGCGCCGCGCGGATCGAGAACGGCTTCTTCTCCAAGGCGTACGACTGGGTCGACGGCCGCTTCTACCTGTCGAGCACCCGCCTCAGCGGCCGGGACGACGCCAAGGAGAAGCTGATCCTCGCCTACGGCAAGTGA
- a CDS encoding 4-(cytidine 5'-diphospho)-2-C-methyl-D-erythritol kinase produces the protein MSVTVRVPAKVNVQLAVGAARPDGFHDLANVFLAVGLYDEVTAIPSPDGLRVTCDGPDAAQVPLDRTNLAARAAIALAERYGRTPDVHLHIAKDIPVAGGMAGGSADGAGALLACDTLWGTGATREELLDICAELGSDVPFSLVGGAALGTGRGEKLRPLDVGGTFHWVFAMATRGLSTPAVFREFDRLAEGTRVPEPIASEPLLAALAKGDPDALAAAVSNDLQPAALSLFPELADTLDAGRAAGALTALVSGSGPTTAFLVRDAAGAQKVAEALASAPACRTVRTAVGPVPGVTAL, from the coding sequence GTGAGCGTCACCGTCCGCGTCCCCGCCAAGGTCAACGTCCAGCTCGCGGTGGGCGCCGCCCGCCCCGACGGCTTCCACGACCTGGCCAACGTCTTCCTCGCCGTCGGCCTCTACGACGAGGTGACCGCCATCCCGTCGCCGGACGGGCTGCGCGTCACCTGTGACGGCCCCGACGCCGCGCAGGTCCCGCTGGACCGCACCAACCTCGCCGCCCGCGCCGCCATCGCCCTCGCCGAGCGGTACGGCCGCACGCCCGACGTCCATCTGCACATCGCCAAGGACATCCCCGTCGCGGGCGGCATGGCGGGCGGCAGCGCGGACGGCGCGGGGGCCCTGCTCGCCTGCGACACCCTGTGGGGGACCGGCGCCACCCGCGAGGAACTCCTCGACATCTGCGCCGAGCTGGGCAGCGACGTGCCGTTCAGCCTGGTCGGCGGGGCGGCCCTCGGCACCGGGCGCGGGGAGAAGCTGCGCCCCCTCGACGTCGGCGGCACCTTCCACTGGGTGTTCGCGATGGCCACGCGTGGGCTGTCGACGCCCGCCGTCTTCCGCGAGTTCGACCGGCTCGCCGAGGGCACCCGCGTCCCCGAGCCCATCGCCTCCGAGCCGCTGCTCGCCGCCCTCGCGAAGGGTGACCCGGACGCGCTCGCCGCCGCCGTCTCCAACGACCTCCAGCCCGCCGCGCTCTCCCTCTTCCCGGAGCTGGCGGACACCCTGGACGCCGGGCGCGCGGCCGGGGCGCTCACCGCGCTCGTCTCCGGCTCGGGCCCCACCACGGCGTTCCTCGTCCGCGACGCGGCCGGCGCCCAGAAGGTCGCCGAGGCCCTGGCATCCGCACCCGCCTGCCGCACGGTGCGCACAGCGGTGGGGCCGGTGCCGGGGGTGACGGCTCTCTGA
- the rsmA gene encoding 16S rRNA (adenine(1518)-N(6)/adenine(1519)-N(6))-dimethyltransferase RsmA yields MSSPTPDALLGPADIRELAAALGVRPTKQRGQNFVIDANTVRRIVRTAEVRPDDVVVEVGPGLGSLTLALLEAADRVTAVEIDDVLAGALPATVAARMPDRADRFALVHSDAMHVTELPGPPPTALVANLPYNVAVPVLLHMLETFPSIERTLVMVQSEVADRLAAAPGSKVYGVPSVKANWYAEVKRAGAIGRTVFWPAPNVDSGLVSLMRRTDPLKTTASRREVFAVVDAAFAQRRKTLRAALAGWAGSAAAAEAALVAAGVSPQARGESLTVEEFARIAENKDAGDKGAGHEEQGQQ; encoded by the coding sequence GTGAGCAGCCCCACCCCCGACGCCCTCCTGGGCCCCGCCGACATCCGTGAACTGGCGGCCGCCCTCGGTGTGCGCCCCACCAAGCAGCGCGGCCAGAACTTCGTCATCGACGCGAACACCGTCCGCCGTATCGTCCGCACCGCGGAGGTCCGCCCCGACGACGTGGTCGTCGAGGTCGGCCCGGGGCTCGGTTCCCTCACGCTCGCCCTGCTGGAGGCCGCCGACCGGGTCACCGCCGTCGAGATCGACGACGTGCTGGCCGGCGCGCTGCCCGCCACCGTCGCGGCCCGCATGCCCGACCGCGCCGACCGGTTCGCGCTGGTCCACTCCGACGCGATGCACGTCACCGAGCTGCCGGGACCGCCCCCGACGGCGCTCGTCGCGAACCTCCCCTACAACGTGGCCGTCCCGGTGCTGCTGCACATGCTCGAGACCTTCCCGAGCATCGAGCGCACGCTGGTGATGGTGCAGTCCGAGGTCGCCGACCGCCTCGCCGCCGCCCCCGGCTCCAAGGTGTACGGCGTCCCCTCGGTCAAGGCCAACTGGTACGCCGAGGTCAAGCGGGCCGGCGCCATCGGCCGCACCGTCTTCTGGCCCGCGCCGAACGTCGACAGCGGACTGGTGTCGCTGATGCGCCGCACGGACCCGCTGAAGACCACCGCGTCCCGGCGCGAGGTCTTCGCCGTCGTCGACGCCGCCTTCGCCCAGCGTCGCAAGACGCTGCGCGCCGCCCTCGCCGGGTGGGCCGGTTCCGCGGCCGCCGCCGAGGCCGCCCTGGTCGCGGCCGGCGTCTCCCCGCAGGCCCGCGGCGAGTCGCTGACCGTCGAGGAGTTCGCGCGCATCGCCGAGAACAAGGACGCCGGAGACAAGGGCGCCGGACATGAGGAGCAGGGCCAGCAGTGA
- a CDS encoding Uma2 family endonuclease, with amino-acid sequence MTAEPAEHRRWPVPPPDGWTVDDLFTLPDLPPHTELIDGSLIFVSPQRRFHFLVIDLLVQGLRACLGPQFSVEREMTVVLDRRNGPEPDVSVVRADAVTGLDQTCFHAKDVLLAVEVVSPDSEARDRMYKPHKYAVAGIPNFWRVEQDGLTGRPVVHVYELDLATMSYVHLGRQSDRVKVDKPAPVDIDLTTVGPRP; translated from the coding sequence ATGACCGCCGAGCCCGCAGAGCACCGCCGCTGGCCGGTGCCGCCTCCGGACGGCTGGACCGTGGACGACCTGTTCACCCTGCCTGATCTCCCGCCGCACACAGAGCTGATCGACGGGAGCCTGATCTTCGTGAGTCCGCAGCGCCGCTTCCACTTCCTGGTGATCGACCTGCTGGTCCAGGGACTGCGCGCCTGCCTGGGCCCGCAGTTCAGTGTCGAGCGCGAGATGACGGTGGTCCTCGACCGGCGGAACGGCCCCGAACCGGATGTCAGCGTGGTGCGGGCCGATGCGGTGACCGGGCTGGACCAGACGTGCTTCCACGCCAAGGACGTGCTTCTCGCCGTGGAGGTCGTCTCCCCCGACTCGGAAGCCCGCGACCGCATGTACAAGCCGCACAAGTACGCCGTCGCCGGGATTCCGAACTTCTGGCGCGTCGAGCAGGACGGCCTCACCGGCCGGCCCGTGGTGCATGTCTACGAACTCGACCTCGCGACGATGTCGTACGTGCACCTGGGCCGGCAGAGCGACCGGGTCAAGGTGGACAAGCCGGCTCCCGTCGACATCGATCTGACCACGGTCGGCCCGCGCCCCTGA
- a CDS encoding ABC-F family ATP-binding cassette domain-containing protein — protein sequence MAVNLVNVENVSKVYGTRALLDGISLGVSEGDRIGVVGRNGDGKTTMIRMLARLEEPDTGRVTHSGGLRLGVLTQHDSLDPEATVRHEVIGDLADHEWAGNAKIRDVLTGLFGGLDLPGFPQGLDTVIGPLSGGERRRIALAKLLIEEQDLIVLDEPTNHLDVEGIAWLAEHLRNRRSALVCVTHDRWFLDQVCTRMWDVQRGVVHEYEGGYSDYVFARAERERIAATEEVKRQNLVRKELAWLRRGAPARTSKPRFRVEAANELIADVPPPRDSSELMKFASSRLGKTVFDLEDVTVQAGPKVLLKHVTWQLGPGDRIGLVGVNGAGKTSLLRALAEAAYSEGETQPAAGRIRVGKTVKLAYLSQEVAELDPEWRVLQAVQQVRERVDLGKGREMTAGQLCETFGFSKEKQWTPVGDLSGGERRRLQLLRLLMDEPNVLFLDEPTNDLDIETLTQLEDLLDGWPGSMIVISHDRFFVERTTDRVFALLGDSTLRMLPRGIDEYLERRHRMEAQAAAAASVPAVEKAVPERSAADQRAAKKELQRIERQLDKLSERETELHAQIAENATDFAKVAELDAELRDLATQRDELELRWLELAEDA from the coding sequence ATGGCCGTCAATCTGGTCAATGTCGAGAACGTCAGCAAGGTGTACGGCACCCGTGCGCTGCTGGACGGGATTTCGCTCGGCGTCTCCGAGGGGGACCGCATCGGTGTCGTCGGCCGCAACGGCGACGGCAAGACGACCATGATCCGGATGCTGGCCAGGCTGGAGGAACCCGACACCGGCCGGGTCACCCACTCCGGCGGGCTGCGGCTCGGCGTCCTCACCCAGCACGACTCCCTCGACCCCGAGGCGACCGTCCGCCACGAGGTGATCGGCGACCTCGCCGACCACGAGTGGGCCGGCAACGCCAAGATCCGGGATGTGCTGACGGGCCTGTTCGGCGGGCTCGACCTGCCCGGCTTCCCGCAGGGGCTCGACACCGTCATCGGTCCGCTGTCCGGCGGCGAGCGGCGCCGGATCGCGCTGGCCAAGCTGCTCATCGAGGAGCAGGACCTGATCGTCCTCGACGAGCCCACCAACCACCTCGACGTCGAGGGCATCGCCTGGCTCGCCGAGCACCTGCGCAACCGCCGCTCCGCGCTCGTCTGCGTCACCCACGACCGGTGGTTCCTCGACCAGGTCTGCACCCGCATGTGGGACGTGCAGCGCGGTGTCGTCCACGAGTACGAGGGCGGCTACTCCGACTACGTCTTCGCGCGCGCCGAGCGGGAGCGCATCGCCGCGACCGAGGAGGTCAAGCGGCAGAACCTGGTCCGCAAGGAGCTCGCCTGGCTGCGCCGCGGCGCCCCCGCCCGTACGTCCAAGCCCCGCTTCCGCGTCGAGGCGGCCAACGAGCTGATCGCGGACGTGCCGCCGCCGCGCGACAGCAGCGAGCTGATGAAGTTCGCCTCCTCCCGGCTCGGCAAGACGGTCTTCGACCTTGAGGACGTGACCGTCCAGGCCGGGCCCAAGGTGCTGCTGAAGCATGTGACCTGGCAGCTCGGCCCCGGCGACCGCATCGGCCTGGTCGGCGTCAACGGCGCCGGCAAGACCTCCCTGCTGCGGGCGCTCGCCGAGGCCGCCTACAGCGAGGGCGAGACCCAGCCCGCGGCCGGGCGGATCCGCGTCGGCAAGACGGTCAAGCTGGCCTATCTGTCGCAGGAGGTCGCCGAACTCGACCCCGAGTGGCGGGTGTTGCAGGCCGTGCAGCAGGTCCGTGAGCGCGTCGACCTCGGCAAGGGCCGCGAGATGACGGCCGGTCAGCTCTGCGAGACGTTCGGCTTCAGCAAGGAGAAGCAGTGGACGCCGGTCGGGGACCTCTCCGGCGGTGAGCGCCGCCGGCTGCAGCTGCTGCGTCTGCTGATGGACGAGCCCAACGTCCTGTTCCTCGACGAGCCCACCAACGACCTCGACATCGAGACCCTGACCCAGCTGGAGGACCTCCTCGACGGCTGGCCCGGCTCGATGATCGTCATCTCCCACGACCGGTTCTTCGTCGAACGCACCACCGACCGGGTGTTCGCCCTGCTCGGCGACTCCACCCTGCGGATGCTGCCGCGCGGCATCGACGAGTACCTGGAGCGCCGCCACCGTATGGAGGCGCAGGCGGCCGCCGCCGCGTCCGTCCCGGCCGTGGAGAAGGCCGTACCGGAGCGCAGCGCCGCCGATCAGCGGGCCGCCAAGAAGGAGTTGCAGCGCATCGAGCGACAGCTCGACAAGCTGTCCGAGCGCGAGACCGAGCTGCACGCGCAGATCGCCGAGAACGCCACGGACTTCGCGAAGGTGGCCGAACTCGACGCGGAACTGCGCGATCTGGCCACCCAGCGGGACGAGCTGGAACTGCGCTGGCTCGAACTCGCCGAGGACGCGTAG
- a CDS encoding TatD family hydrolase produces MPSNAADKHAAPPAPEPLRVPVADSHTHLDMQSGSVEDALAKAASVGVTTVVQVGCDVRGSRWAAETAAAYDAVHAAVALHPNEAPRIVHGDPDGWSRQGAREPGGAAALDEALAEIDRLAALPQVKGVGETGLDYFRTGPEGMEAQEASFRAHIEIAKRHGKALVIHDRDAHADVLRVLKEEGAPERTVFHCYSGDAEMAEICARAGYFMSFAGNVTFKNAQNLRDAVAVAPLELLLVETDAPFLTPAPYRGRPNAPYLVPITVRAMAEVRGIDEDTLAAALGSNTARAFSYPR; encoded by the coding sequence ATGCCTTCGAACGCCGCCGACAAGCACGCCGCTCCGCCCGCCCCGGAACCCCTGCGGGTGCCGGTCGCCGACTCGCACACCCATCTCGACATGCAGTCGGGCAGCGTGGAGGACGCCCTGGCGAAGGCGGCCTCCGTCGGGGTGACCACCGTCGTGCAGGTCGGCTGCGACGTGCGCGGCTCGCGGTGGGCGGCCGAGACGGCGGCGGCGTACGACGCCGTCCACGCGGCCGTCGCCCTGCACCCCAACGAGGCGCCTCGCATCGTGCACGGCGACCCCGACGGCTGGTCCCGGCAGGGGGCGCGCGAGCCCGGGGGCGCGGCGGCGCTCGACGAGGCCCTCGCCGAGATCGACCGGCTCGCCGCGCTGCCGCAGGTGAAGGGCGTCGGCGAGACGGGACTGGACTACTTCCGCACCGGGCCCGAGGGCATGGAGGCGCAGGAGGCGTCCTTCCGCGCCCACATCGAGATCGCCAAGCGGCACGGCAAGGCCCTCGTCATCCACGACCGCGACGCCCACGCCGACGTCCTGCGCGTGCTGAAGGAGGAGGGCGCCCCCGAGCGGACCGTCTTCCACTGCTACTCCGGCGACGCCGAGATGGCGGAGATCTGCGCCCGCGCCGGATACTTCATGTCCTTTGCCGGGAACGTCACCTTCAAGAACGCCCAGAACCTGCGGGACGCGGTCGCCGTCGCCCCGCTGGAACTGCTCCTCGTGGAGACCGACGCGCCCTTCCTCACCCCGGCCCCGTACCGCGGACGGCCCAACGCCCCGTATCTCGTTCCGATCACGGTGCGGGCCATGGCCGAGGTGCGCGGCATCGACGAGGACACGCTGGCCGCGGCCCTGGGATCGAACACGGCACGCGCCTTCTCCTACCCGCGCTGA
- the rsmI gene encoding 16S rRNA (cytidine(1402)-2'-O)-methyltransferase: MTGTLVLAGTPIGDVQDAPPRLAEELAGADVVAAEDTRRLKRLTQALGVQPSGRVVSYFEGNESARTPELVEALLEGSRVLLVTDAGMPSVSDPGYRLVAAAVEKDIRVTAVPGPSAVLTALALSGLPVDRFCFEGFLPRKAGERLSRLKEVAGERRTLVYFEAPHRLDDTLAAMAEVFGPERRAAVCRELTKTYEEVKRGGLGELAAWAAEGVRGEITVVVEGAPDKGGEEIDAAELVRRVRIREEAGERRKEAIAAVAAEAGVPKREVFDAVVAAKNAGA, from the coding sequence GTGACAGGAACCCTTGTACTGGCAGGCACCCCCATCGGCGACGTCCAGGACGCCCCGCCCCGGCTCGCGGAGGAACTGGCCGGCGCGGACGTGGTCGCCGCCGAGGACACCCGGCGGCTGAAGCGCCTCACCCAGGCGCTGGGCGTGCAGCCGTCCGGCCGGGTCGTGTCGTACTTCGAGGGCAACGAGTCGGCGCGCACCCCCGAACTGGTCGAGGCGCTGCTGGAGGGCTCGCGGGTGCTGCTGGTCACCGACGCGGGGATGCCGTCCGTGTCGGACCCGGGGTACCGGCTGGTCGCGGCGGCGGTGGAGAAGGACATCCGGGTCACCGCCGTGCCCGGCCCGTCCGCCGTGCTGACCGCGCTGGCCCTGTCCGGGCTGCCCGTGGACCGGTTCTGCTTCGAGGGGTTCCTGCCGCGCAAGGCGGGGGAGCGGCTGTCGCGGCTGAAGGAGGTCGCCGGGGAGCGGCGCACGCTCGTGTACTTCGAGGCCCCGCACCGGCTCGACGACACCCTCGCCGCGATGGCCGAGGTGTTCGGGCCCGAGCGGCGGGCCGCCGTGTGCCGGGAGCTGACGAAGACGTACGAGGAGGTCAAGCGCGGCGGCCTCGGGGAGCTGGCGGCCTGGGCCGCCGAGGGTGTGCGCGGCGAGATCACCGTCGTCGTCGAGGGTGCGCCGGACAAGGGCGGCGAGGAGATCGACGCGGCCGAGCTCGTGCGCCGGGTCCGCATCCGCGAGGAGGCGGGCGAGCGGCGCAAGGAGGCGATCGCGGCGGTCGCGGCCGAGGCGGGCGTGCCCAAGCGGGAGGTGTTCGACGCCGTCGTGGCGGCGAAGAACGCGGGCGCGTGA